GGACATCACCCTTTCACGGTGAGTACAGGGGTTCGAATCCCCTAGGGGACGCCAAATACTGGCGTTACTTGAGATTCAAGTGATGCGCTTGCGAGATCTAACCGACGCTCGCGAGTCAGGTAGCAAGACTGGAGTGGTAGTTCAGTCGGTTAGAATACCGGCCTGTCACGCCGGGGGTCGCGGGTTCGAGTCCCGTCCACTCCGCCAGATTAAGCCCGTTCGGTGAGCGGGCTTTTTCATTAAAGGTGTAAGCAGTAGTGTGTGAAGTACGTTGTCCCCTTCGTCTAGAGGCCTAGGACATCACCCTTTCACGGTGAGTACAGGGGTTCGAATCCCCTAGGGGACGCCAAATACTGGCGTTGCTTGAGATTCAAGTAATGCGCTTGCGAGATCTAACCGACGCTCGCGAGTCAGGTAGCAAGACTGGAGCGGTAGTTCAGTCGGTTAGAATACCGGCCTGTCACGCCGGGGGTCGCGGGTTCGAGTCCCGTCCGCTCCGCCAAAATTGAAGCCCGCTGAGTTATCAGCGGGCTTTTTGTTTTCACTTCCCATCCGACGCGAAGACGTTCGGGACGAAGCCTGCCTCGTTGTGGGGCAAACAGCCATTGCCAGCGCGGTCCGCCTGTCTTAACGTTGTGCGGACCGACTTTTTCGTCCCCGCGCGATGCTCGACCCCACCGACGATCCATCTCCCTTCCATTTGCGCAAGGCCAGCATGGACGACTTCCAGTTCGCCGAGGCGCTGACGCGCAACAACATGGGCGGCTACTACCGCCGGCATCATCTCGTGTGGCGCAGCGATCTGTTTCTCGCAAGCTGGCGTGAGTCGGAGAACTTCATTCTCGAAGTGGACGGCGAGCGGATCGGTGTGCTGCGCATCACCGAAGAGGGCGACTCGCTGCATATCCGCGATGTGCAGATTGCCGAAGGCCATCGGCGGCGCGGCGCGGGCACCTATCTGCTGAATACGTCGCATCGTTGGGCTCGGGCGCGTGGTCTATCGGAACTGCAACTGCGCGTATTCGTCGATAATCCTGCGGCACGCCTGTATCAGCGGATGGGTTACCGTCTCGCGGGTCCGAGGCTCGCGCAACTTGGCTCGATCCGGCATATGGCGCGTCGCGTCTAAGAGTGTTGCGCGCGCATCGACCGGTCGACGCGAACACACGCGCCTGACATCAACCGGATTCGTCTTGCTCTTCTTCCCGATCTCGTTCATCGCGCCGACGTTCCGCGCCGCGCACCATGAACGCCCGCGGACTCTCTCCAAACGCGCGCCGGAACATTGCTGAAAACGCACTCTGGCTCTGATACCCCAACTCTCGCGCGACATGCGACAGCGGTCGCCCTTGACTGAGCAACGGAATGGCACGTGCGAGCACGGCCTGCTGACGCCACTGCGAAAAGCTCACGCCCAGTTCCTGTCGAAAGAGCCGCGCGATCGTACGTGTGCTCGCGCCGACCGTCGATGCCCACCGTTCCAGCGAATCGGCGTTGGCGGGATCGGCGATGACGGCTTCGCACAACGCTCTCAGACGTTTCTCCGTCGGCATCGGCACGGACAGCGGCAAAGGCTGCGAGCGCGTGATTTCGTCGAGAGCTAGCGAACCGAGCAAGCGTTCGCGATCGGGTGGCAAGCCAGGCGTATCGAGCGCGGCAATGACTTCACGCAGCAACCCCGACACCTCCACGACGCGGCACGCGTCCAGTCCCGCGGGCACGACCGTCTCATTGACATAGAGCGTGCGCAGAAACGCCTCTTCGACGATGGTCACCTCGTGCAGCACGTATGGTGGAACCCAGATCGCGCGCGACGGCGGCACCATCCACGTCGTGCCGAACGTGCCGACGCGCAGCACGCCGCGCGATGCATACGCGACCTGCGCCCATGCGTGCGTGTGTCGCGCGATCCGCACGCCTGCGGGCATGGGCCGCGAGCGCACGCGGATGGGATGCGTCGGCGTGGGCGCGAACTCGGGCGGAATGTCGGCGAAATCGACGCGAGTCGACAGTTCGGCGGGCGCTTTCGATGTGGGCGGCGTAGAGCTTGCGGCTTCGGTCATGGCATAACGGAAAGGGCGGCGGCGGAATGGCCGTATGACAATTCTCATTGTAGGGGCGCGCGCGTCGTCCGCCCATTAGCCGAACGGACGATGCGACATCGAAAAAATGGCGCGGCATAATGCACCGAATCTGTTCGACTGAGAGGGGGAAACCAATGAACTTCGCAACGGCAGATCTGTGCGACGCGAATGAAGAGCAACTGGCCGCGGGAACCTTGCGTGTGCTCGATCCCGTGTTCAGCCGTTTTGGGCGCGCGGCGCGTTTCGGCGGCGAAGCGGTCACGCTCAAAGTCTTCGAAGACAACACGCTCGTGCGCGCGACGCTCGAAGAAAAGGGCGCCGGGCGAGTGCTGGTTATCGACGGCGGCGGCAGCCTGCGGTGCGCGCTCGTCGGCGGCAACCTGGGCAAACTGGGCGAGAAAAACGGTTGGGCAGGCATCGTCGTGTTCGGCTGCGTGCGCGACACGCTCGAACTGAACGAATGCAACATCGGCATCGTCGCGCTTGCGACGCATCCCCAGCGCAGCCAGAAGCGCGGCGCCGGAGAGCGCGACATATCGGTGCGATTGCCGGGCTCAGTCGTGCGGCCCGGCGAATGGATTTACGCGGACAGCGACGGCGTGCTGGTGGCGAGTGCGCCGCTCGTCTGACGCGTCGTGTTATCGGCAGATCGGTATCTGGACAGAGGGTAGTGGACTAATGCAGAACGTTTTTGTGTATGGCACCTTGCGTGCCGGCGAGATCAACGACATCGGCGCCGCAGCGGCGCGCAACGACATTTCGGCGCCGACGCTGCTCGGCGCGGCCACCTTGCGTGGCCGTTTGTTCGACTTCGGCGCGTATCCGGGTTTCGTGCCCGACGAGGCAGGCGTTCATGTGCGCGGCGATGTTTATGAAATCGACGATCAGCTCATTGCCGTGCTCGATGAGATCGAGCAGGTTTATCCGGGCGTCGAAGGACTGTTCATGCCGCGTGAAGTGACCGTCGATATCGAAGGCGCGCCCGTGACGTGCCGTTACTATCCCGTGCAGCGCGAGGCCGTCAAAGGGCTGCCGGAAATTCGCAGCGGCGACTGGGTCGAGCATCGGCGCTCGAACGGGCGTTGAGCATCAAAAAGAATGGCCCAGCAGGCATGACGCCCGCCAGGCCATCCCGGTCGGTCAACCGTTGAGAGCATGGGCTGCGCGCGGTAGCCGATGCTCGCGAAAAAGCGTTACGGCTTCCGCGCGCACGCGCACCGCGTCGCTCAGAGTTCTTCGTAAAGCGGCAGCGTCAGAAACTCGGTGAAGTTCTCCGACGTCGACATGTCGCTGAAAATCTGCGCGGCGCGAACATACGGCGCGGTATCGCCAGCGATTGAGGCCTTCACCTTGTCGAGTTCCTGCGCCGTCAGTTCGCGCACGAGTTCGGCCGTCACCTTGCGACCATCGTCGAGCTTGCCCTTCGGCGAACGGATCCACTGCCACACCTGTGAGCGCGAGATTTCCGCCGTCGCGGCATCTTCCATCAGATTGTGGATCGGCACGCAACCATTGCCCGCGAGCCACGAACCCAGGTAGTGAATGCCGACGTTGATGTTGTTGCGCAGGCCCGCTTCGGTGATAGGCGCTTCGGGACGGAAGTCGAGCAGATCCTTGCCCGTCACCTGCACGTCGTCGCGTTGCTTGCCGATCTGGTTCGGCTTGTCGCCGAGCACCTTGACGAACTCTTCCATCGCGATCGGCACGAGTCCCGGGTGCGCGACCCAGCCGCCGTCGTAGCCGTCGGTCGCATCGCGCGCCTTGTCCGAGCGAACGCCTGCCATTGCCTTGTCGTTCGCGGCTGCGTCGTTCTTGATGGGGATCAGCGCGCTCATGCCGCCGATGGCAGGCGCATTGCGTCGATGGCAAGTCTTCAGCAATTGCAGTGCGTACGCGCGCATGAACGGCACGGTCATCGTGATCTGCGAGCGATCTGCCAGGCAGAAGTCCTTATCGTTCTTAAACTTCTTGATCGCCGAAAAGATGTAGTCCCAACGTCCTGCGTTCAGGCCCGAGCTATGTTCACGCAGTTCGTACAGGATCTCATCCATTTCGAACGCGGCCAGGATCGTTTCGATCAACACAGTCGCGCGAATCGTGCCGCGCGGCACGCCGACGGCTTCCTGCGCGGCGACGAAGATGTCGTTCCACAAGCGCGCTTCGAGATGGCTCTCCATCTTCGGCAGATAGAAGTACGGGCCCGTGCCGCGCGCGAGTTGCTCCTTCGCGTTGTGATGCAGGAATAGCGCAAAGTCGAAGATGCCGCCCGACACGCGCTGGCCGTCGATGCTCACGTGCTTCTCGTCGAGATGCCAGCCGCGCGGACGCACGATCAGCGTCGCGATCTTGTCGTTCAGCTTGTACGACTTGCCGTTCTGTTCCAGCGAAATCGTTCGGCGCACCGCGTCCTTCAGATTGATATGCCCGATGATCTGGTTGTCCCAGCTCGGCGCATTCGAATCCTCGAAGTCGGTCATGTACGAATCCGCGCCCGAGTTCAGCGCGTTGATGATCATCTTGCGCTCGACGGGGCCCGTGATCTCGACGCGTCGGCATTGCAGATCCAGCGGCAGCGGCGCAATGGTCCAGTCGCCTTCGCGGATGGCCTGCGTTTCAGCGAGAAAATCCGGGCGCTCGCCGGCGTCCAGACGTTGCGCGCGCTCGACACGCAGTTTCAGCAGTTGCTGGCGACGCGGCTCGAACGTCCGGTGCAGGCTGGCGACCAGCTCGAGTGCTTGTGGCGTCAGAATCGCCTCGAAGCCGGGCTGGATCTCACCGGTGATATTCATGCCCTGCGGAAGCGACAACGTGTTCGCCATGATTTCTCCTTGGTCGGTCAGTTTCAAAGTGCGGGTGATGCGTATTGCAATACGTCGTTTCGATGCTTCGTGTGCCGTCATGCGCCAGGGCTGTGGCGCGAGCGGCTTTTTTTCTGCTGTTTGTCGTTTTTCTCGGCCTTTTCAGGCGGTGTCCGGTTTGCGATAAACGCGATCAAATCATTCATGCTTCTGCCCGTGCCGTGCGGCGTGACGCCCAGTTCTTCAGCGGGCGCGCCCAGGCGGTTGAGCCAGAACACGGTGTAGCCGAACCAGTTCGCGCCGCTTGCGTCCCAACCGTTCGACGACACGAACACGATCTCGCGCGCCGTCGCGCCGAATGCCTGCGTGCCGAGCGCATAGGTCGCGGGCGCCGGCTTGAACGCGCGCACCGTGTCCACCGACAGCACGTGGTCGAATAGTCCCGACATGCCCGCGCTTTTCACGGCGATATCGAGCATCTGCGGATTGCCGTTCGAGAGAATTCCCAGGCCAATCTGCCTGTCGCGCAGTTGACGCAACGCAGGCAGCACGTCGGGGAACGCGGACAGGCAGGCGTATTCGTCCATCAGGCGTTTTTCGCCCGCCGCGTTCAGCGACAGGCCGAGCTTGCGCGCGGAAAAGCGCAGTGCGTCGAGCGTGATGTTCCAGAACGGCTCGTAGTGCGCGCCGGCGGGATCGGCGGCCGTGCGCAACTGCGTGTATTCGATCTGTTTTTGCCGCCACGACTGCGAGAGCGCATCGCCGTGGCCCGGGAACATCTGCTCCGCGGCAGCGACGACGGAGTGCACGTCGAAGAGCGTGCCGTAGGCGTCGAAAATCACTGCTTTGGGGAAATGTGTCGTTGTGGCCGACATAGCCTTGCGCTCCATCAGAGGTCGGGATCCATTCTATTCGTGACGGCTTGTGCTAAAAAAGACTCTAAAGATCACTTGATCTTTTACTTTCATCAACCTAATCTGACGCGGATCCTCTTATTCGTGCGCGACCGATGCGCCCATTCATCCGCCAATGGACCGCTTCAAGCAGATCGAGACTTTCGTGACCGTCGCGGCGCGCGGCAGCCTGTCGGCGGCGGCGCAGGCCGAAGGCGTCGCGCCCGCGATCATCGGACGCCGCATCGACGCGCTCGAAGAACGGCTCGGCGTCAAACTGCTCGTACGCACCACGCGCCGCATCACGCTGACTTACGAGGGCTCGGCATTCCTCGAAGACTGCCAGCGGATCATTCACGACATGCAGAACGCCGAGGCGAGCGTATCGGCGGGCGGCGTGAAGGCCAGCGGCCATTTGCGCGTGTCGGCGCCGGCGGGCTTCGGTCGAAGACACGTCGCACCGCTCGTGCCTGCGTTCACGGTCGCGCATCCCGACGTGTCGATTTCTCTCGATCTGTCCGATCGGATGGTCGATCTCGTCAATGAAGGATTCGATTGCGCGATTCGACTTGGCGAATTGCCGGATTCCTCGCTGGTCTCGTTGAGACTTGGTGAGAACCGGCGCGTGTGCGTCGCATCGCCGGCTTATCTCGCACGACGTCCGCCGCCGCAAACACTTGCCGATCTCGCGCATCACAACTGCCTTGCGCTCGGCGGAAGCGCGAACCAGCAGCGCGGCTGGGTGTTCCAGCAGGGCGACAAGGTCGTGACGATCAAGGTATCGGGCACGATGGAGTGCTCGGACGGCGCGGTGCTGCACGAGTGGTGCCTCGAAGGCTACGGGCTCGCGTGGCGCTCGTGGTGGGAAGTCGGCGCGGACATCGCGGCTGGGCGCCTCGTCAGTGTGCTCGACGATCACGCGGCGCCGCCCATCGGCATTCACGCCGTGTTTCCGCAGCGTCGGCATTTGCCGTTGCGCGTGCGACTTTTCCTCGATTTTCTCAAGCACACGTACGGCAATCCGGCTTACTGGATCTGAAAGCTACGCAAGCCGCACGGTAAGTCCGACGTCATCCCGCGCGCGGGTTTCCGATATGCGGACATGCCCGCAGGCGCGGCTTGCACGGTATTTCGGCGCACTACAATCGTTCTGACAGCCCGCCGCGCGGCGTTTCGACCGCTGCGGCGCAGGCGCTTGCGCGTGTCTGCCGACAACCTCGTTCGCGTTCATCGGCGTTCGAGGCAACGAATCGCAGACGCGTGCATTCCACACCTGCAGTCGACGACGGAGGGCACCATGTTCAAGCACATCCTCGTTCCGACCGATGGTTCGGACCTGTCGAAGAAAGCGATCGACGGCGCGATCGATCTCGCCCAGGCCGTCGGCGCGCGCGTGACCGCGTATGCGTGCCTGCCGCAGTATCCGTACTCGCCGTTTTCCGAAGTCGTGATCGAGCCGCCTGTGGACTTTCAGGACCGCAGCGAGCGCGAGGCGCGCCAGCATCTGCAGGAAGTCGAGGAGGCGGCGCGTGGCGCGGGCGTCGAATGCTCGAGCCAGACGAGCGTGCATCCGTCGCCGTATCTCGGCATCATCGAAGCGGCCGAGCAGGGCGGCTGCGACGTGATCTTCATGGCGTCGCACGGGCGGCGCGGACTCGGCAGTCTGCTGATCGGCAGCGAGACGCAGCGCGTGCTGACGCATACAAAAATTCCGGTGATCGTGTATCGGTAGGCAAAAAAACGCGCGCCAATTGGCGCGCGTTCGGTCTTTTCGAGAGTGAGGCGCCGACCCTCTACGGGCCGGCGTTGTTACGCGAGAGGCGCTTATTGTTCAGCCAGGTCAGCCGCTTCAGGCAACCTTCTTGTCGAAGAACTGCTCGTCTTCCGTCGAGCCGTGCAGCGCCGTCGTCGATGCGTCGCGCTCGACCGTCTGCGTCACGGCGTCGAAGTAGCCCGTGCCCACTTCGCGCTGATGCTTCACAGCCGTGAAGCCCTTCTCGGCAGCCGCGAATTCGGCCTGCTGCAGTTCGACGAACGCGCTCATCTGCTGACGCGCGTAGCCGTGCGCGAGGTTGAACATCGAGTAGTTCAGCGCGTGGAAGCCCGCCAGCGTGATGAACTGGAACTTGTAGCCCATCGCGCCGAGTTCCTTCTGGAACTTCGCGATCGTTGCGTCGTCGAGGTTCTTCTTCCAGTTGAACGACGGCGAGCAGTTGTACGACAGCATCTTGCCCGGGAATTCCTTGTGGATCGCCTCGGCGAATTTCTTCGCGTACTCGAGGTCCGGCTTGCCCGTTTCGCACCAGATCAGATCGGCGTACGGCGCGTAGGCGAGACCGCGCGACACGGCTTGATCGAGGCCCGGCTTCGTGCGGAAGAAGCCTTCCACCGTGCGCTCGCCCGTGAGGAACGGCTTGTCGTTGTCGTCGACATCAGACGTCATCAGGTCGGCGGCTTCGGCATCGGTGCGGGCGATCAGCACGGTCGGCACGCCGAGCACGTCGGCGGCCAGACGCGCGGCCGTCAGTTTCGCGACGTTTTCACGCGTCGGCACGAGCACCTTGCCGCCCATGTGGCCGCACTTCTTCACGGACGCCAGCTGATCTTCGAAGTGCACGCCGGCCGCGCCCGCTTCGATCATCGCCTTCATCAGTTCGAACGCGTTCAGCACGCCGCCGAAACCGGCTTCCGCGTCGGCGACGATCGGCGCGAAGTAGTCGATGTAACCTTCATCGCCCGGATTCTTGCCTTCCGACCACTGGATCTGGTCGGCGCGCGTGAGCGTGTTGTTGATGCGCTTCACGACGAGCGGCACCGAGTTCGCCGGATACAGCGACTGGTCTGGGTACATTTCGCCTGCCACGTTGGCGTCGCCGGCAACCTGCCAGCCCGAGAGATAGATGGCCTTCAGGCCAGCCTTGACCTGCTGCATCGCCTGGTTGCCCGTCAGCGCGCCGAGTGCGTTGACGAACGGATCCTTGTGCATGTCGGCCCACAGCCTTTCGGCGCCGCGGCGCGCGAGCGTGTGCTCAGGCTGCACCGAGCCGCGCAGACGCACCACGTCTTCCGCCGTGAAGCCGCGCTTGATGCCATTCCAGCGGCTATCCGTTTCCCATTGTTGCTGAAGCTGCTTTGCCTGTTCGTTGCGCGTCATGGTGTGCTCCTTGTTTGCCTTGAAGTGGGTTCGACTGGACTCGTGACTTCCGCGAAGCGAGGGCGCCGAGAGCGTTTCGTTTCGTGAAGTCTTATATAAGAGTCTAGGCAAAAGGCCTTAGGCGGAACAGACGCAACCAAGTCTTTTTCGGTGATTTTTA
This genomic interval from Paraburkholderia sabiae contains the following:
- a CDS encoding GNAT family N-acetyltransferase; protein product: MLDPTDDPSPFHLRKASMDDFQFAEALTRNNMGGYYRRHHLVWRSDLFLASWRESENFILEVDGERIGVLRITEEGDSLHIRDVQIAEGHRRRGAGTYLLNTSHRWARARGLSELQLRVFVDNPAARLYQRMGYRLAGPRLAQLGSIRHMARRV
- a CDS encoding AraC family transcriptional regulator, with amino-acid sequence MTEAASSTPPTSKAPAELSTRVDFADIPPEFAPTPTHPIRVRSRPMPAGVRIARHTHAWAQVAYASRGVLRVGTFGTTWMVPPSRAIWVPPYVLHEVTIVEEAFLRTLYVNETVVPAGLDACRVVEVSGLLREVIAALDTPGLPPDRERLLGSLALDEITRSQPLPLSVPMPTEKRLRALCEAVIADPANADSLERWASTVGASTRTIARLFRQELGVSFSQWRQQAVLARAIPLLSQGRPLSHVARELGYQSQSAFSAMFRRAFGESPRAFMVRGAERRRDERDREEEQDESG
- the rraA gene encoding ribonuclease E activity regulator RraA, with the protein product MNFATADLCDANEEQLAAGTLRVLDPVFSRFGRAARFGGEAVTLKVFEDNTLVRATLEEKGAGRVLVIDGGGSLRCALVGGNLGKLGEKNGWAGIVVFGCVRDTLELNECNIGIVALATHPQRSQKRGAGERDISVRLPGSVVRPGEWIYADSDGVLVASAPLV
- a CDS encoding gamma-glutamylcyclotransferase family protein, with the protein product MQNVFVYGTLRAGEINDIGAAAARNDISAPTLLGAATLRGRLFDFGAYPGFVPDEAGVHVRGDVYEIDDQLIAVLDEIEQVYPGVEGLFMPREVTVDIEGAPVTCRYYPVQREAVKGLPEIRSGDWVEHRRSNGR
- the aceB gene encoding malate synthase A, whose translation is MANTLSLPQGMNITGEIQPGFEAILTPQALELVASLHRTFEPRRQQLLKLRVERAQRLDAGERPDFLAETQAIREGDWTIAPLPLDLQCRRVEITGPVERKMIINALNSGADSYMTDFEDSNAPSWDNQIIGHINLKDAVRRTISLEQNGKSYKLNDKIATLIVRPRGWHLDEKHVSIDGQRVSGGIFDFALFLHHNAKEQLARGTGPYFYLPKMESHLEARLWNDIFVAAQEAVGVPRGTIRATVLIETILAAFEMDEILYELREHSSGLNAGRWDYIFSAIKKFKNDKDFCLADRSQITMTVPFMRAYALQLLKTCHRRNAPAIGGMSALIPIKNDAAANDKAMAGVRSDKARDATDGYDGGWVAHPGLVPIAMEEFVKVLGDKPNQIGKQRDDVQVTGKDLLDFRPEAPITEAGLRNNINVGIHYLGSWLAGNGCVPIHNLMEDAATAEISRSQVWQWIRSPKGKLDDGRKVTAELVRELTAQELDKVKASIAGDTAPYVRAAQIFSDMSTSENFTEFLTLPLYEEL
- a CDS encoding haloacid dehalogenase type II codes for the protein MSATTTHFPKAVIFDAYGTLFDVHSVVAAAEQMFPGHGDALSQSWRQKQIEYTQLRTAADPAGAHYEPFWNITLDALRFSARKLGLSLNAAGEKRLMDEYACLSAFPDVLPALRQLRDRQIGLGILSNGNPQMLDIAVKSAGMSGLFDHVLSVDTVRAFKPAPATYALGTQAFGATAREIVFVSSNGWDASGANWFGYTVFWLNRLGAPAEELGVTPHGTGRSMNDLIAFIANRTPPEKAEKNDKQQKKSRSRHSPGA
- a CDS encoding LysR family transcriptional regulator: MDRFKQIETFVTVAARGSLSAAAQAEGVAPAIIGRRIDALEERLGVKLLVRTTRRITLTYEGSAFLEDCQRIIHDMQNAEASVSAGGVKASGHLRVSAPAGFGRRHVAPLVPAFTVAHPDVSISLDLSDRMVDLVNEGFDCAIRLGELPDSSLVSLRLGENRRVCVASPAYLARRPPPQTLADLAHHNCLALGGSANQQRGWVFQQGDKVVTIKVSGTMECSDGAVLHEWCLEGYGLAWRSWWEVGADIAAGRLVSVLDDHAAPPIGIHAVFPQRRHLPLRVRLFLDFLKHTYGNPAYWI
- a CDS encoding universal stress protein, with the translated sequence MFKHILVPTDGSDLSKKAIDGAIDLAQAVGARVTAYACLPQYPYSPFSEVVIEPPVDFQDRSEREARQHLQEVEEAARGAGVECSSQTSVHPSPYLGIIEAAEQGGCDVIFMASHGRRGLGSLLIGSETQRVLTHTKIPVIVYR
- the aceA gene encoding isocitrate lyase, whose amino-acid sequence is MTRNEQAKQLQQQWETDSRWNGIKRGFTAEDVVRLRGSVQPEHTLARRGAERLWADMHKDPFVNALGALTGNQAMQQVKAGLKAIYLSGWQVAGDANVAGEMYPDQSLYPANSVPLVVKRINNTLTRADQIQWSEGKNPGDEGYIDYFAPIVADAEAGFGGVLNAFELMKAMIEAGAAGVHFEDQLASVKKCGHMGGKVLVPTRENVAKLTAARLAADVLGVPTVLIARTDAEAADLMTSDVDDNDKPFLTGERTVEGFFRTKPGLDQAVSRGLAYAPYADLIWCETGKPDLEYAKKFAEAIHKEFPGKMLSYNCSPSFNWKKNLDDATIAKFQKELGAMGYKFQFITLAGFHALNYSMFNLAHGYARQQMSAFVELQQAEFAAAEKGFTAVKHQREVGTGYFDAVTQTVERDASTTALHGSTEDEQFFDKKVA